A single region of the Candidatus Endomicrobium procryptotermitis genome encodes:
- the uca gene encoding urea carboxylase translates to MFKKILIANRGIIAVRIERTLKKMGIKSVSLYTKADIDSLHVQNADETVCIGEGGLKETYLNANLILKTAKETQCEAIHPGYGFLSENADFAEECERNGIVFIGPAPEQMRLFGLKHSAREIAKKVGVPLLEGSGLVDNIEEAKKAALKIGYPVMLKSTAGGGGIGMKICRDETQLCKNFDEVMRLASSNFKNGGVFLEKYIKNARHIEVQIFGLKSGKIVTLGERDCSVQRRNQKVIEETPAPKISIETRNNLYAAAKKLAGQVGYVNAGTVEFLYDTYDKNFYFLEVNTRLQVEHGITEEVTATDIVELMIKEAAGELNEIKDKYPEGTSIEARIYAEDPLADFHPSCGKITKVIIPENTRIETWVCDNLTVSPLYDPMLAKVIVKGLDRNDALKKLREALSQIKIYGVVTNINYLRSLTFQDYYENALLSTSVLKNFFPKENALEVIDGGIQTTVQDYPGITGYWNVGVPPCGPMDMFSFRLGNKILGNPDDACGLELTLRGGIYKFRSSSVFCITGADMNAKLDGKTVETYTAVNAQMGQILEFAQAQKGMRAYLLVRGGFDIAKVLNSRSTFTLGKFGGYSGRALRSGDVLMINTDETGTNIKIKKKPKKFDNKWEIGVICGPHCDGEFLKSSFLDTLKKSKWKVHFNSSRTGVRLIGPVPQWARSDGGEAGLHPSNIHDTAYAVGTLDLTGDMPILLGPDGPSLGGFVCPVTVAAAELWKLGQLHPGDEIVFKLLTLKQAQELRDNHEKFFSDIEKYDIKDTDISSVYSLSEEIYSNYPILIRENSSPKLTVRCAGDRYLLVEYGEMVLDIVLRFKVHNLMKAVSESNLPVIEVTPGVRSLQIHFDTTKISLEDALKKVIELEHSLKNSGNAELPSRIVRMPLSWNDPAAELAVERYHKNVRTDAPWCPSNIEFIRRINGLETVEDVKKIIFDATYLVLGLGDVYLGAPVAVSVDPRHRLVTTKYNPARTWTPENAVGIGGAYLGIYGMEGPGGYQLFGRTIQVWNALERNTKTFSNKKPWALDFFDQIRFYPVSAEKLLDIREDFLRGRFELEIEKTSFNLNKYLKWLDSIKDSIKIFKDKQQSAFEDEKLRWKLHGVDKFISENDCAIGTGEETVPKGMSAVRAAMSGVIWKIAVEEGQSVKKGETVILEESMKMELSQIATKSGTIEKIYVSTGQQVNAGQLLATIK, encoded by the coding sequence ATGTTTAAAAAAATTCTTATTGCAAACAGAGGAATAATCGCTGTTAGAATAGAAAGAACGCTTAAAAAAATGGGCATTAAATCTGTGTCGTTGTATACAAAGGCCGACATAGACAGCCTGCACGTACAGAACGCTGACGAAACTGTATGCATAGGCGAAGGCGGCTTAAAAGAAACTTATCTGAACGCAAATCTTATATTAAAAACAGCGAAAGAGACACAATGCGAAGCGATTCATCCGGGATACGGCTTTTTGAGTGAAAACGCGGACTTTGCTGAAGAATGTGAAAGAAACGGAATTGTTTTTATAGGACCCGCTCCCGAGCAGATGAGATTGTTCGGGCTTAAACATTCGGCAAGAGAAATAGCAAAAAAAGTGGGAGTTCCGCTTTTGGAAGGAAGCGGGTTGGTAGACAATATTGAGGAAGCGAAAAAAGCGGCTTTAAAAATAGGCTATCCCGTCATGCTTAAAAGCACAGCCGGCGGAGGTGGTATAGGTATGAAAATTTGCCGCGACGAAACACAGCTTTGCAAAAATTTCGATGAAGTTATGCGACTTGCCTCTTCCAACTTTAAAAATGGCGGCGTCTTTCTGGAAAAATATATAAAAAACGCAAGACATATAGAAGTACAGATTTTCGGCTTAAAAAGCGGAAAGATAGTAACTTTAGGAGAACGCGATTGTTCCGTTCAAAGAAGAAATCAAAAAGTAATCGAAGAAACTCCGGCTCCTAAAATAAGCATTGAAACCAGAAACAATCTTTATGCCGCCGCAAAAAAACTTGCTGGACAAGTGGGATATGTAAATGCCGGAACGGTAGAATTTCTTTACGATACCTATGACAAAAATTTTTATTTTCTGGAAGTAAACACAAGACTTCAGGTTGAACACGGCATAACCGAAGAAGTTACCGCAACAGATATTGTCGAATTGATGATAAAAGAAGCAGCGGGAGAACTTAATGAAATCAAAGATAAATATCCCGAAGGAACAAGCATAGAGGCAAGAATTTATGCCGAAGATCCGTTAGCAGATTTCCATCCTTCCTGTGGAAAGATCACGAAAGTAATTATCCCCGAAAACACACGTATTGAAACATGGGTGTGCGACAATCTTACAGTTTCGCCGCTTTACGACCCTATGCTTGCAAAAGTCATAGTAAAAGGATTAGACAGAAACGACGCTCTTAAAAAACTCAGGGAAGCTCTTTCTCAGATAAAAATATACGGCGTAGTTACGAATATAAATTACTTGCGTTCGCTTACATTTCAGGATTATTATGAAAACGCTTTACTTTCGACATCCGTGCTTAAAAACTTTTTTCCTAAGGAAAACGCTCTTGAAGTTATAGATGGAGGAATACAAACCACCGTTCAGGATTATCCTGGCATAACGGGATATTGGAACGTAGGCGTTCCGCCATGCGGGCCTATGGATATGTTTTCTTTCAGGCTAGGAAATAAAATTTTGGGAAATCCCGACGATGCCTGTGGACTTGAACTCACTTTAAGAGGCGGGATATACAAGTTCAGAAGCAGCTCTGTTTTCTGCATTACTGGCGCAGACATGAACGCAAAACTTGATGGAAAAACCGTCGAAACCTATACAGCGGTAAACGCTCAGATGGGACAAATTCTCGAATTTGCACAAGCGCAGAAAGGAATGCGTGCTTACCTGCTTGTAAGAGGCGGTTTTGATATAGCTAAAGTTTTAAACAGCCGTTCGACTTTTACACTCGGAAAGTTCGGCGGATATTCTGGAAGGGCTTTAAGAAGCGGTGACGTTCTTATGATAAACACCGATGAAACAGGAACAAATATTAAAATCAAAAAAAAACCGAAAAAGTTCGACAACAAATGGGAAATAGGCGTTATATGCGGGCCACATTGCGACGGTGAATTTTTAAAAAGTTCATTTTTGGATACTTTAAAAAAGTCAAAATGGAAAGTACACTTTAACAGTTCGCGCACCGGTGTGCGTTTGATAGGTCCCGTGCCGCAATGGGCGCGTTCTGACGGCGGGGAAGCGGGACTCCACCCTTCAAATATTCACGACACGGCCTATGCTGTAGGAACTTTGGATTTGACAGGAGACATGCCGATTTTACTTGGTCCTGATGGACCTAGTTTGGGCGGTTTTGTCTGTCCTGTAACTGTTGCAGCGGCAGAACTGTGGAAATTGGGTCAACTTCACCCGGGAGACGAAATAGTGTTTAAACTGCTGACACTAAAACAGGCGCAGGAATTAAGAGACAACCATGAAAAATTTTTTTCCGATATTGAAAAATATGACATAAAAGATACCGATATTTCTTCTGTTTACAGTTTATCCGAAGAAATCTATTCTAACTATCCGATACTTATAAGAGAAAATTCGTCACCTAAGCTTACTGTGCGCTGCGCAGGAGACAGATACCTCCTTGTCGAATACGGCGAAATGGTTTTGGATATTGTTCTGCGTTTTAAAGTTCACAATCTTATGAAAGCCGTTTCGGAATCAAACTTGCCGGTAATAGAAGTTACGCCCGGAGTAAGAAGCCTGCAAATTCATTTTGACACAACAAAAATATCTTTAGAAGACGCATTGAAAAAAGTCATAGAGTTAGAACATTCGCTTAAAAACAGCGGGAATGCAGAACTTCCTTCAAGAATAGTAAGAATGCCGCTTTCATGGAATGACCCAGCTGCCGAACTCGCCGTAGAGAGATACCATAAAAATGTCAGAACAGATGCTCCATGGTGTCCAAGCAATATAGAGTTTATAAGAAGGATCAACGGTTTGGAAACGGTTGAAGACGTAAAAAAAATCATATTTGACGCGACTTATCTGGTTTTGGGTTTAGGCGATGTGTATTTGGGAGCTCCGGTTGCGGTCTCGGTTGATCCTCGGCATAGGCTTGTTACGACAAAATACAATCCAGCAAGAACGTGGACACCCGAAAACGCAGTGGGTATAGGTGGAGCGTATTTGGGAATATACGGAATGGAAGGTCCCGGCGGTTACCAGCTTTTTGGCAGAACCATACAAGTCTGGAACGCTTTGGAAAGAAATACAAAAACGTTTTCCAATAAAAAACCTTGGGCACTTGATTTTTTTGACCAGATACGTTTTTATCCTGTGTCTGCTGAAAAACTTCTTGATATCAGAGAAGATTTTTTAAGAGGCAGATTTGAACTTGAAATCGAAAAAACGTCGTTTAACTTAAACAAATATTTAAAATGGCTCGATTCAATTAAAGACAGCATAAAAATATTTAAAGATAAGCAGCAGTCCGCGTTTGAAGATGAAAAGCTCCGATGGAAACTGCATGGAGTCGATAAATTTATTTCCGAAAATGACTGTGCCATTGGAACCGGTGAAGAAACCGTTCCAAAAGGCATGTCGGCCGTGCGCGCAGCAATGAGCGGAGTGATATGGAAAATAGCGGTTGAAGAAGGGCAAAGCGTTAAAAAAGGTGAAACCGTTATTCTTGAAGAAAGCATGAAAATGGAACTTTCTCAAATTGCGACCAAATCCGGCACTATAGAAAAAATATACGTCTCTACCGGCCAGCAGGTTAACGCCGGACAGCTTTTGGCGACAATAAAATAG
- a CDS encoding DUF1989 domain-containing protein yields the protein MPSIKKESTKIEEDAVFNIIIEAGSGLFKRINKGQTFRITDVKGEQGVDVFFLDAANTYDHYSAAKTVTAQKNIYLTSGTILYSEAGKAMLKITADICRMHDTLGGACSSQSNTVRYAHEKDYMHNCRDTFMLQISDDERYSKRDIGANINALTNVPVTSDGKLWFGKSPSYAGCYIEMEALMDIMLLISNCPQINNPCAGFNPTEIKVHLWD from the coding sequence ATGCCGTCTATAAAAAAAGAAAGTACAAAAATAGAAGAAGATGCCGTATTTAACATCATCATAGAAGCCGGCAGCGGATTGTTTAAACGGATAAATAAAGGACAGACTTTTCGCATAACCGACGTAAAAGGAGAACAGGGTGTCGATGTCTTTTTTCTTGACGCAGCCAATACATATGACCATTACAGCGCGGCAAAAACTGTTACCGCTCAAAAAAATATTTATCTTACATCCGGAACCATTTTATATTCCGAAGCCGGAAAAGCAATGCTTAAAATTACCGCCGACATTTGCAGGATGCATGACACTTTAGGCGGCGCATGTTCTTCGCAAAGCAATACCGTAAGATATGCGCATGAAAAAGATTATATGCACAACTGCCGCGACACTTTCATGCTTCAAATATCGGATGATGAAAGATATTCTAAACGCGACATAGGCGCAAACATAAACGCATTGACAAATGTCCCCGTGACTTCTGACGGAAAACTTTGGTTTGGCAAAAGCCCTTCTTACGCAGGCTGTTACATAGAAATGGAAGCGCTTATGGACATTATGCTTCTTATAAGCAACTGTCCTCAGATTAATAATCCATGCGCCGGATTTAATCCTACGGAAATAAAAGTTCATCTGTGGGACTGA